Below is a window of Deinococcus fonticola DNA.
ATGGCCCCGAAGTGTTCATCAACAGCGCCGTTCCCAGCAGTCCGCCGATCAGCAAAGCCCCCAGGTTAAGGGGCGAGGGCCGTTTCATTTGGTCTCGCTGTACGCCCCGCTGCACGACGCGCCGGATTCCGGGGCGGTGCTGCCCTGCTCGAACTTCTGAATGAACAGGTTGACCCTGGGATCATCAGCCTTCTCCAGTGCCAGTTGCGCGTTCCAGGCGGTCATGACGATGGGGGCATTCTGTTCACTGCGGGGGGACAGGAGGGCGTGCGTGCGGCCTTCCACGGCAGCCTGAAGGGTCTTCACCTCAGCGGGGTTCAGGTCGGGCTTGTACGTGATCCACACCGCGCCGTGTTCCAGGCTGTGAACGGCGTACTCCGAGTAGATTTCCTGGGTGTACACGCCGCAGTTCTGCCAGCCGGGATTGTGTTTGCCGCCCGCAGGTGGGGATTCGGTGTAATCGATTCGTCCCGCCTCGTGTTCACCACCCTTGTATTCAAAGGTCTTGACGCCCGTCAGGGTATCGGTGGTCTTATTGCAGGAAACGAGAAAAAGTGCGACCAGAAGGAATTTTTTCATTGAAGTGTCTCCAGTACATCCAGGGAGAAAGCAGTGAGATTGAAGTTGATCCACGAAAAATCGGTGTGGTGAGCGACTCTTTAAGCCTTCACGCCGAACAGACTGCCGATCAAGGCGCTCAGGGCCATTGCCACGGCCCCCCAAACGGTGACGCGAACCGCGCCTTTCACTCTGGACGCCCCGCCTGCGTGCGCTGCCAACGCCCCCAGTACCGTCAGGCTGCCTGGAACGGTTGCGCCCGGAGTTGCTCGGTAATGCCCAGTTCTTCACGGGCGTGTGCGCCCAGCGCGTCCGCTGCCGTGAGTTGCTGCGCCACCTGTAAAGCCAGCGTGGGTTCCACGCCACGCGAAACGTAAATGTCGGCAAGTTCCTGCAATTCCCGTTCAGGCTGCTCGCGTAGTTCCCTGGTCTCTTTCGCCAGGTCGGCGTTCTCCGTGTCCGCCTGTGATTGCACGGACACGTACTCACCTGCGGCCATTGAGGTTGCTCCGGCCACCAGCGCGGCCACGCCCGCCAGGAGAATGGTGCTGGCGGTCACGCCACGGGCGGCGGCGACGCCTACCACCACGCTCGACACCGACACCACTCCGTCATTAGCACCGAGTACGGCGGCCCTGAGCCAGTTCACGCGCCCGGTATTGTGCTGTTCCTTATGCAAATCAGTCATGGTTGCTCCAGTGCGGCAAGGATTTGTGGCCGCTGCTCATCGAAACGCCCGTAGAACGCCTGCTGACCGATCAGGGTGACGGGGGCGATGCGCACGCCGTCCGCTCTGAGTTGCATTTCCGCCAGGGCTTCAGGATCGCCGCGCACGTTCTTCTCGGTGAACGGCACGTTCTCGCGCTTCAGCAAGCGTTTGATGGCCTCGCAGTCGGCGCAGTCAGGAACAGTGTAGAGGGTGACTTCCAGATTCTTCATTTGGTTCTCCAGTCGTTAAAGCCAGCGGCGCACCTGCTGGCGGTAAGTGTCGTACTGTGCGCCGTGCAGGCTTCCCAGGTGCGCTTCTTCCAACCGAACCTGCACCTGCATCAAGACCTCCCCGGCAATGAATACAGCCAGGGTTGCGGCGTTGGGCAGCACCAGGAACAGACCCAGCAGGTTCACACGCATGCCCAGAAAAATAGGATTGCGGGACAGAGCAAACGGGCCACGCTGGATCAGTTCGGTTCTGTTGTTGCGGTCAATGCCGATCCGCCAGGACGCGCCCATTGCCCCCTGCGCCACCGCGATCCACACCAGTGAAGCCAGCAGCAGCCCCCAGCCCAGCAGACGCAGTTCAGTGCGAATAAGGGGAACGATTGGCCCCAGCCAGGCCAACAGGTGCGGTGTGAAGGTAAACAGCAGCACCACGCCCAGCACGCCGAGCAGCACGAACCTCATGGCCCGCCCCACGTACCCGTGCGCCGAGTCATCGAAGGGCAGCACCATCGGGTTCACGCCCGTGGTGCGCCACAGGTGCACGCTGCGCCACACGAACGCCACCACGAAGTACAGCAGCATGTAAGCCAGGAGCATGAGGGAAGCGCCGTTCATATCAAATGTTCTTTCCTTTCCAGCGCAGCAGGCGTAAGGCATTTGCCGTGACAATCGCCGTTGCGCCTGTGTCGGCCAGAATCGCCATCCACAGATTGGTGTACCCCAGCAAGGTGGTGACCAGGAAAATGGCTTTCAATCCCAGCGCAAAAGCGATGTTCTGCTTGATGTTCTGCATGGTGTCGCGGGAGAGTTGCACCAGTTCCGTTACGCCCTGCACTTTTTCCTTCAGCAATGCGGCGTCAGCGGTTTCCAGGGCCACGTCCGTGCCGCCACCCATCGCAATGCCGACATCCGAGCGGGCCAGTGCGGGCGCGTCGTTGATGCCGTCTCCCACCATCGCCACGCCGCCCTGCGCCTTGAACTGGTCAATGAGTTTGAGTTTGTCTTCCGGCATCAGTTCCGCTTGCACGTCAAGGCCCAGTCCGTCGGCAATGGCTTTCCCGGTGCGCTGGTTGTCCCCGGTCAGCATCACCGGATGAACGCCCAGGTTGCGAATCTGAGCGAGGGCCGCTTTGGCGTCTTCACGCGGTTCGTCCCGGATGGCAACGATCCCGATGACCTGCGCGGCGTCGTGCAGTACCACAGCCGTTTTGCCTTCGCTTTCAAAGCGGGCGATGGTGTTCTGGGCCTCCGTGCTGAAGGTGGTGTGTTCGGCAGCATACTTGGGCGAACTGACGGAGAGGATGCGGCCTTCCACGCTGGCCTCCACCCCTTTGCCTTGCAGGGCGCGGGCATCGGTGGCACTGGGGAAAGTGATGTTGCTCTTTTTCGCTTCGTCCAGAATGGCTTTCGCAAGTGGGTGACTGCTGCCCGACTCGACCGCTGCCGCCAGTCGCAGGACTTCCTCGCGGTTCCCGATCACGTCAGTCACGCGGGGCTTCCCGGCGGTGAGCGTCCCAGTCTTGTCAAAGGCAATGGTTTTCACGCTGCCGATGGTTTCCAGCGCCGCGCCACCCTTGATGAGCAGGCCGCGCCGCGTTCCGGCACTGATGCCGCTGGTAATGGCCGCAGGGACGCTCAGCACCAGGGCGCAGGGGCAGCCGATCAGGAGCAGTGCAATGCCCTTGTAAAGCCACGGATACCATTCCTGTCCCAGGAAGAGGGGCGGGATGAGAGCGGTCAAGGCAGAAACAGCGACCACGCCGGGCGTGTACCAGCGGCTGAAGCGGTCAATGAAGCGGGCGGTGGGGGCCTTGCTGCCTTCGGCTTCCTCGACCATGTGAATGATCCGCGCAATGGTGTTGTCGTCCGCGCCTCTGTCCACGCGGATGGTCAATGCGCCGTCCGTGTTAATGCTCCCGGCGTACACGCTGTCCCCCTCGCCCTTGCTGACGGGAACGCTTTCCCCAGTCACGGGGCTGTCATCCAGGCTGGAACGGCCTGAGAGGATGGTGCCGTCAGCGGGAACGCGAGCGCCGGGGTTCACCTGCACGGTCTGCCCCACCTGCAAGGAGGTGGCGGGGACTTCTGTGGTCGCACCGTTCTGCACCAACAGTGCAGTTTTGGGAGCCAGGGCCGCGAGCGCTTGAATGCCCTGTCTTGCCTTGCCTGCCGCCACACCTTCCAGCAACTCGCCTACCGCGAAGAAGAACACCACCACCGCGCCCTCTGCCGCCTGCCCAATCGCCACTGCGCCAATCGCGGCGAGGCTGACCAGCATGTTGATGCTGAATGGATCGCCCAGTCGCGCACTCACCAGGGCTTTTTTCGCCAGGGGCCACACGCCCAGCACGGTCGCGGCAATGTAACCCCATTTTGCCAGTCCCGGCTCAATGAAACTGAACAGCCAGGCCAGGGCCAGCAGAATACCGGACGTGACCACCAGTTTTCCCTGGTTCGTCTGATACCAGGGTTTGCCCCGATCAGCCGGGTCATTGTGACTGGGACCATGCGCGTCAGCAGGGCCAGCCTGGGCAGCATGACCGTGACCCGAGTGATCGTGTCCGGCGTGGTCGTGTTCCTCATCACGTTGGTCGTGCGTGGGCATCACGCCGCCAGAAATAAGGGAAGGGACATACCCGAGTTGCCGGAGGTTGTTCTCCAGTGTGGTGCGGGGCGTTTGTGTTTCGTCCAGTTCCAGGGTCAGGGTTTGTTTGGTGAAACTGGTTTTCACGCCGCCTGTACCGGGCAGGTGATCGACCATCTTCTCCACTTTTGCCACGCAGGAGGCGCAGTCCATGCCTTCCACGAAGTAGGTCAGCGGGGCTGAGGGTGCAGGTGTTGCTGGCGTCACGACAGGAGAAGGGCTGATTTCCTGTCGTAGCGTGGGCGTGTAGCCCAGAGAACGCAGGTTTTTCTCCAGCGTGGCCCTCGGGGTCTGTCCTTCGTCCAGTTCCAGGGTGAGGGTCTGTTTGGTAAAGCTGGTTTTCACGCCTGCGGTGCCGGGCAGGTAGTCGATCATCTTCTGAACCTTGGCAACGCAGGAAGCGCAGTCCATACCGTCTACGAAGTAGGTCAGGGTGGCGGGGTGTTCTCGCATACTCACCACACTATATCTGAACAATTGCTCAGGTATTAAAGAGGATCGGAAGACAACCTGAAGATTCGACCCGTAAGCAATCGACAAGCCTCACCCTTCTGAATTCCGTTTCACGATGTTCATAACGGTGTTTTTACTGAGGTGAAGTTCAGTGGCAATCTTTCGATATGACTTTCCCTCAGCTCGTAACTTCAGCACCTTGGGGGTGTTTTAAGGAAGCTGCTACGAAACGCAAAGTAGCAAATTCACCCACTCAGACGCAGATTGTGGGCTTGAGGCTTTGAGTTGGTAAGTTCCGAAATATGGAAATGGTCTTGGCACTTTGGGGTGAAACGGTAGATTTCTGCTGTTTTCTGGCCGCGAAAGTCCTTAAAAGCAACAAGAAGTGCCGACACTGCCGAAAATCGGTACATCTCTACCGTGTCGCTTGTGAAATGGCTTCACTTTGCGCTTGGTGGCACGTTCCTTAGAACACCCTCCTGCATGGGCGCAGGCTTCTTGGGCTTGGTCACTGCACGGTATTTGCCTGCTCGTGTTCCTCGCGGCGCTTCTTCTTCAATCAGTGCGCCACGCTCCACCAGCTTGCTAAGAGCTGTTCTGACTTGAACACCCAGTTCGGCGCTGAGACTGCGGGCGCTGTGTTCGCCGGGGTTGTTGTAAATGTAGAACCACACGAGTTTTTCAACGGTTGGCACATCAGCGTCGGCAACTTGTGGGGGAAGTTTGGGCATGTTGCCAGTGTAATCTATATGCAACATTAGAACCTTTCTGTGTTTCCTGGCGCAGCTTGCGCGTGCCAGTTGGTTTTTCGCCGCAAAGCGCAGCACTTGCGGCCTGTCCTGCGCTTCCTGACTGAGCGCAGCGCAGTCAGCGGGCCGCGCAGTTGGCCCCAGCTTGCGCCGGGGCCTCCCTGTCCTCCGTTCAGGCGTGGCCGTTGAACAGGTGGCCGCCTTTGCCTTCGTACACGTCGCCGCTCAGTTCCAGGTCACGGGCGAAGGCTGCAAAGTCGAAGTAAGAGCGCAGATTCTCCGGCAGCCCGTCCAGCAGGCCGCAGTCCTCGGCGTACTGCTCGGCGTAGTCCTTGACGCTGTCAAACTGGCCCAGATAGGCGTCCTGGATGTGTTCGGCGCTCAAGTCATCCCAGCCGCGCCAGTCCACCCAGGCGGCCACGATGCCGGCGGCGCCTGCGCGGTCTAGTTCTTCCAGGGCGGCGACATACGCGGCGGCGCGGTCAAGGCTGCTGATTCCTGGCGGCAGATTGTCCGTGTCCATGATCTCCCACTCTTCGGCGTGGGGTTCGGGGCTGGCTTGCAGAATTTCCAGGGTGGCTTCCCACATTTCGGTGGGGTCGCGGCTGACCTGCATCCATTCGCCGTGCAGGGTTCCGGCGTTGTAAGCGGCCAGGCAGCCGACCCACAGCGCGGGCGCGTCCGGGTCGCGGTGATTGAGAAGCGGGGAAGTGTAAGCGGGGGCGGTGCTGCTGGTGTTGGTCGTCATGCTGGGAACCTCGCTGAGGGCATGTGAAAAAAAGCGCGACTGGAACGGGGGAAACCTGCCCCGGACTGAACCGGGGCGCGTGCCTTACCTGAGCCAGTTGGTGGCCTGCTCGTCTGGCGTGCCGAGATGGCGCGGGTCGGTGGCGTTGTCGCGGGCTTGCTGTTCGGCGTGGGCGGCGTCCAGCAGGGCGCGGGCTTCTTCTTCCGTGAGGGCGGTGAGGGACTCCACCGGGCGACCCGTCAGGCGGCGGGCCTGGGCGTACCGTTCGTCTGTGTGCCAGATGTTCGCCAGTTCCTTGTGAAGTTCACGGGCACGCTGGCGGGTGATGGTGGCGGGCGTGGCCTGGGGCGTGGGGGCGGGGGCGCTGGCCTGCACCTGCGCGGCGCGGGCTTGCAGGATGTGCAGCAGTTGCATGCCTTCGCGTTCGCTGAGCTGTTCGGCCTGCGTGATGTCGCGGCCAGTCAGGGCGCGGGCCATGCCGAGGGGGTCAGCGGCTCCGGCGGCGGTGAGCACATTGAGCAGAGCGCAGGCGCGGGCGGTGGGCAGCGGGTCGGCGCTGTAGCCGCTGTAGTCCTTGCCTGCTAAGGGCCGCAGGGTTTGGGCGGGCTGGCGTCGTTTGGGCGCGTCCGTGACAGGTGCGGGGCCGCTGAGTTGCTGCCAGACCAGATCGGCGGCGGCGCGGGCCAGGGCGGGCGCAGTGTGGTCAGTGCCCAGCGCGACCAGGGCGCGGGCGTGGTTGGCGGAAAGCCGGAAGGTGATAAGGTCGGACATTGACAACTCCTTGAACTGGGGAAGTCAGCGGGGGCGGAACTGTAGGAGGTGACGCCCCTCACTGCTGCACTTAGCGTAGCGTATATGCAACGCTATGTAAGTGTCTTAGTGCACAATATAGGCAACACTAAATAAGCAAAACCGCGCCTAGTGCGCGGTTGCAATTAAAACAATGGCGGCATGTCAGGCGGTGGCGACCACAACCAACCAGCAACACCAGCGACGGCGGCAGAGTGCCAGGTGCCGGGGGGTTGATAGGGTACGGCGGGCGGTGGAACTGGGCCAGCATAGAAAACGGCCACACCAGACCAGGCGCGGCGCAGGGCTAGGGACAGCGCCAAAGTTGAACCGGGGCCAAGCTGACCGGCGGGCGGGAACACTGCTACAGCCTGCGCGAACTCGACCACGCGGCGGGTACGCTGCGCCAGGGCGCGGGCGCTGCGGTCGTAGGCGCGGCACACCAGCACGCGGGGCAAGTGGTTTAACGCCAGGTAAGCCGGGGGCAACAGCCGGGCAGGGCGCACACCAGCGGCGGCGGCAGCGGTGCGGGCGGCGACCTGATCCACACCACGGGCGCACCCGGTGACCACCGAGCCGCCCGCCTGCGCCACGGCGGCGGCGAACTGCCCTACGGGGTAGGGGCTGCCGTGCCGGGAACCGACCACAGCGACCACCCCGGCCAGTGGGAAAGCCGGGACGGGGGTCACTGCTGCACCTGCTGGGCGGTGTACTGAGCGAGCACACCAGACCACCACGCGGCGGCGGCAAGCTGGGCGGCGCGGGTGCCCTGGCACTTGAACCAGTACGCCCCACACGGGGCGCGGCGCACACTGACGCGCAAGCCGAAGCGGGCAGCAACAGTGCGGGCGCTGCACTGGGCCACGGTAGCCGGGTTGGGTGTACTGGCAGGGATACGCAGGGCCAGCGAGGCGGGCGCGGAGCGGTGACGGTTGCACCAGACCCAGGCTGCGCCGGGGCAACCGGACACGCGAACAGCAACACTGCCGGGGCGGGAACCAAGAACGGAAGCGGAAAACAGGCGGGTGGGTTGGATGTTTTTCATGGTCTTAGTGTAGCATATATGCAACACTAAAGAGGTAGGCCAAGACACAATAATCCGCGCCAGTACAAAGAAAAAGAAAAGTATACAGACCGAAAAACCAACAGAAAACACAACGGGAACAGGCCGGGCGCTGCGAACCGACCAGTGGCCGCAAGCCTGCCGCGCACCCGGCAAACTGCCGGGAAAATCGGGACACCGCCCCCGAGAAACAAGCGAGGCCGACGACGGACGCAGGGCCGCCCCAAGCCGGAGGAGTGCCGAGCGGAGGGAACATGGCCCCCAACATGAAGGAAAGACATTTAATCGTGTTGGACGCAGTTTTATTCAGCGCACGGCGCGTCAGTTGCGAGAAATGACCGACCCGAACCGAGGCCAGGGCCGCACGCGCCCGCCGTTTGGGCGCGGGTGACCCTGGGTGAGCGTGAGGGAAGCCCCAAGGTGCCCGGCCACGTCGCCCGCCGACCACCACGACACCGCAACACCAGCAGCCAGGACGCCAGGCAGAACACGCCCACACCGAGCCGCCCCATTGCGGCGAGGGTGTGCCGCCTTCGGCGGCGTGCTTCTTCGCGCCTAGACTGGGGCCATGCGTTCTGTTGCTCTGGGCTGTGCTGCTCTCCTTTGCTTCTCCACCGCCCAGACGCAGTGGTCTGACCTTTCCGGGATGGTGAGTGGTTACGACTCGCTGCTGCCTGGCGGAGATCTGATAAGGGTCTGAACTCTATTCCGCCCATCCGGGAACAGCACCCGAATGTGCTCTGCTGCGCAGCTTTACAAGTCCACGCCGTCCAGACCCGTATCAGGCTAAACGCCGCTAATACGCGCTGCGTACTTAACTGCGCTGGAAGACCTCATCCAGCGTGGTCACCACGTCGTACTTCAGTTCTGCACTTGCCGGGTCGGCGGCCAGCACAGCGAAATGCTTGCGGCCACACTTGATCTTCTGTTGCTCAGCGCTCCGCAGCGCCTCAGTAAACAGCGTACTTTTCGTTTCGGCCACGAAGCAGAGCTTTTCCTGACCGTCCCTTTGGAGCAAGATGGCCCAGTCGGGGTTGTAGTTGCCCAGCGGCGTAGGCACCTTGAACCAGTTCGGCAACTTGGCGTACACCCTCACGTCAGCGTGGTTTTCCAGATCCTGCGCGAACTGGCGTTCAACTTCCGAATCGAAAATCACCTGTTCGTATGCGCCCTTTTTAGCTTCCAGCAACTTGCCCAGGCTGGACTGTAGAGGCGTATCCAGCAGCGACTGGGCGTATTCCTCGCCCGTTTTGTTGTACTTGATGCCCGCCACCAACTGCCCGACCTTCTGCATGTTGATGACCGTGGCTACCTGCTCGATAAAGGCCTGGGGATTGCGGGTGAAGTCATCCAGCCGTTCCGACTGCCGCAGGATGGCGCTCAGGGTGCGGCGCGTGAGTTCGGTGCGGTCTTGCAAGCTGCCCAGCAGGTCGGGCAGTTCCAGGTCGTTTTCCTGCAAGGTGGTGGGCGCATGGGTGGTGACTTTGCCCACCTGCACGCCGCCCCGGTCGACCTGCATTTCGGCCACAGCGGTCTGTACTCGCGTGCGGGGCACTAGCGGCATCTCCCGCACGGCTTCAACACACTGCGCGATGAGTTGGTCTGTATCCACCTGCACTTCGTAGGTGGTGCGGGCCTTGATGCGGTTCCAGAGTTCCTTGAATTCCGGGTCATTCAGCACGGCGCGGTTGGGGAACACCGTGCGCGAGTTGTCGGCATCCCGAATGTCCAGCTTGCCCGCCAGTTTCCTGAGCACCGCTTCGATTTCGGCCCGCGCTTCCTCGGCTTCGGGGGGAAGCTGCACTGTGCCCGCCTTCAGGTCGGTGCGTAAGCTGTCCTGCACCTTGCCGCTGCCGTCCAGGTACCCCTGCTGGCGCAGGTAAGCGTGTACGGCCTCAGACTGCTCCACGCCCAGC
It encodes the following:
- a CDS encoding helix-turn-helix domain-containing protein, which gives rise to MLKLRAEGKSYRKIATELHLSKNTVMNIVKRNSEG
- a CDS encoding glutaredoxin family protein — translated: MKNLEVTLYTVPDCADCEAIKRLLKRENVPFTEKNVRGDPEALAEMQLRADGVRIAPVTLIGQQAFYGRFDEQRPQILAALEQP
- a CDS encoding DUF3105 domain-containing protein; translation: MKKFLLVALFLVSCNKTTDTLTGVKTFEYKGGEHEAGRIDYTESPPAGGKHNPGWQNCGVYTQEIYSEYAVHSLEHGAVWITYKPDLNPAEVKTLQAAVEGRTHALLSPRSEQNAPIVMTAWNAQLALEKADDPRVNLFIQKFEQGSTAPESGASCSGAYSETK
- a CDS encoding antirestriction protein ArdA, which translates into the protein MTTNTSSTAPAYTSPLLNHRDPDAPALWVGCLAAYNAGTLHGEWMQVSRDPTEMWEATLEILQASPEPHAEEWEIMDTDNLPPGISSLDRAAAYVAALEELDRAGAAGIVAAWVDWRGWDDLSAEHIQDAYLGQFDSVKDYAEQYAEDCGLLDGLPENLRSYFDFAAFARDLELSGDVYEGKGGHLFNGHA
- a CDS encoding methyltransferase family protein, yielding MNGASLMLLAYMLLYFVVAFVWRSVHLWRTTGVNPMVLPFDDSAHGYVGRAMRFVLLGVLGVVLLFTFTPHLLAWLGPIVPLIRTELRLLGWGLLLASLVWIAVAQGAMGASWRIGIDRNNRTELIQRGPFALSRNPIFLGMRVNLLGLFLVLPNAATLAVFIAGEVLMQVQVRLEEAHLGSLHGAQYDTYRQQVRRWL
- a CDS encoding heavy metal translocating P-type ATPase; protein product: MREHPATLTYFVDGMDCASCVAKVQKMIDYLPGTAGVKTSFTKQTLTLELDEGQTPRATLEKNLRSLGYTPTLRQEISPSPVVTPATPAPSAPLTYFVEGMDCASCVAKVEKMVDHLPGTGGVKTSFTKQTLTLELDETQTPRTTLENNLRQLGYVPSLISGGVMPTHDQRDEEHDHAGHDHSGHGHAAQAGPADAHGPSHNDPADRGKPWYQTNQGKLVVTSGILLALAWLFSFIEPGLAKWGYIAATVLGVWPLAKKALVSARLGDPFSINMLVSLAAIGAVAIGQAAEGAVVVFFFAVGELLEGVAAGKARQGIQALAALAPKTALLVQNGATTEVPATSLQVGQTVQVNPGARVPADGTILSGRSSLDDSPVTGESVPVSKGEGDSVYAGSINTDGALTIRVDRGADDNTIARIIHMVEEAEGSKAPTARFIDRFSRWYTPGVVAVSALTALIPPLFLGQEWYPWLYKGIALLLIGCPCALVLSVPAAITSGISAGTRRGLLIKGGAALETIGSVKTIAFDKTGTLTAGKPRVTDVIGNREEVLRLAAAVESGSSHPLAKAILDEAKKSNITFPSATDARALQGKGVEASVEGRILSVSSPKYAAEHTTFSTEAQNTIARFESEGKTAVVLHDAAQVIGIVAIRDEPREDAKAALAQIRNLGVHPVMLTGDNQRTGKAIADGLGLDVQAELMPEDKLKLIDQFKAQGGVAMVGDGINDAPALARSDVGIAMGGGTDVALETADAALLKEKVQGVTELVQLSRDTMQNIKQNIAFALGLKAIFLVTTLLGYTNLWMAILADTGATAIVTANALRLLRWKGKNI